A single Streptomyces mirabilis DNA region contains:
- a CDS encoding protein-tyrosine phosphatase family protein — MRTRRKQPDVPAPDSPWSEIVPGLWMGGHAFAGRTGEPEFAVVRDEFDLVLTLLRLPGHGPDPGVEHHVWPIPDGPLDGTQLAGVIRLARAADDALEEGRRVLVRCYHGYNRSGLVIAHALVLAGHSSDEAIRLIRSRRSPWALHNELFVEYLRAGLPTARLLEELAE; from the coding sequence TTGCGGACTCGCAGAAAGCAACCCGATGTGCCCGCTCCGGACAGCCCGTGGAGCGAGATCGTGCCTGGCCTGTGGATGGGCGGGCACGCGTTCGCGGGGCGTACCGGCGAGCCGGAATTCGCGGTCGTGAGGGATGAGTTCGACCTGGTCCTGACGCTGCTGCGGCTGCCGGGGCACGGCCCCGACCCGGGCGTCGAGCACCACGTGTGGCCGATTCCGGACGGTCCCCTGGACGGGACACAGCTCGCGGGGGTGATCCGGCTCGCGCGGGCCGCGGACGACGCGCTGGAGGAGGGACGCCGGGTCCTGGTCCGCTGCTATCACGGCTACAACCGCTCGGGGCTCGTGATCGCGCACGCGCTGGTCCTCGCGGGACACAGCTCCGACGAGGCGATCCGGCTGATCCGGAGCCGCCGCTCGCCCTGGGCCCTGCACAACGAACTGTTCGTGGAGTACCTGCGCGCCGGTCTGCCCACGGCCCGCCTCCTGGAGGAGCTGGCGGAGTAG
- a CDS encoding FtsW/RodA/SpoVE family cell cycle protein encodes MIQPGMPGIPGTRGTTVAADPPTPAVRLPRRRGIEFTLIVMAVLLSVFGYCAVGYARHGTLPPGAAVYGAGLGVLALLAHLAVRLRAPYADPLLLPIAVLLNGLGLVLIYRLDLETPGDRAAPVQLIWSTLGVALFIAVVLFLRDHRVLQRYTYVSVVTALGLLVLPILFPAVNGARIWIRIAGFSIQPGEFAKMLLAVFFAGYLAANRNALAYAGRPVWRFKRLQLPTGRVLGPIVAIWLLSVLVLVLERDLGTSLLFFGLFVIMLYVATGRTGWIAVGLLLASVGAVAVGWLEPHVHSRVQDWLHPFATIEAGQGPNQLAQSLFAFAAGGMLGTGLGLGHSILIGFAVKSDFILATAGEELGLFGLCAIFLLYGLLVERGYRAGLALRDPFGRLLAIGLASIVALQVFVIAGGVTGLIPLTGMAMPFLAQGGSSVVTNWIIVALLIHVSDSARSQYDGTAAP; translated from the coding sequence ATGATTCAGCCCGGAATGCCCGGAATTCCCGGTACGCGGGGAACGACCGTGGCAGCGGACCCGCCCACCCCAGCTGTCCGCCTGCCCCGGCGCCGTGGCATCGAGTTCACCCTGATCGTCATGGCCGTACTGCTGTCCGTGTTCGGCTACTGCGCGGTCGGATACGCACGGCACGGCACCCTCCCGCCCGGCGCCGCGGTCTACGGCGCCGGGCTCGGCGTGCTCGCACTCCTCGCGCATCTCGCGGTGCGGCTGCGGGCGCCGTACGCCGATCCGCTGCTGCTGCCCATCGCCGTCCTGCTCAACGGCCTGGGCCTGGTGCTGATCTACCGCCTGGACCTGGAGACCCCGGGCGACCGGGCCGCCCCCGTCCAGCTCATCTGGTCGACGCTCGGCGTCGCGCTCTTCATCGCGGTCGTCCTCTTCCTGCGCGACCATCGCGTCCTGCAGCGCTACACCTACGTCTCGGTCGTCACGGCGCTCGGCCTGCTGGTCCTGCCCATCCTCTTCCCCGCCGTGAACGGCGCCCGGATCTGGATCCGGATCGCCGGGTTCTCCATCCAGCCGGGCGAGTTCGCGAAGATGCTGCTCGCGGTCTTCTTCGCCGGCTACCTCGCGGCCAACCGCAACGCGCTCGCCTACGCGGGCCGCCCCGTCTGGCGGTTCAAGCGGCTCCAGCTGCCCACCGGCCGGGTCCTCGGCCCGATCGTCGCGATCTGGCTGCTGAGCGTGCTGGTCCTGGTCCTGGAGCGGGACCTCGGCACCTCGCTGCTGTTCTTCGGGCTCTTCGTGATCATGCTGTACGTCGCCACCGGCCGCACCGGCTGGATCGCCGTGGGCCTGCTGCTCGCCTCTGTGGGCGCGGTGGCCGTCGGCTGGCTGGAACCGCACGTCCACAGCCGGGTGCAGGACTGGCTGCACCCCTTCGCGACGATCGAGGCGGGCCAGGGGCCGAACCAGCTCGCCCAGTCCCTGTTCGCGTTCGCCGCGGGCGGGATGCTGGGCACCGGCCTCGGGCTCGGTCACTCCATCCTCATCGGATTCGCCGTCAAGTCGGACTTCATCCTGGCCACCGCGGGCGAGGAACTGGGCCTCTTCGGACTCTGCGCGATCTTCCTTCTCTACGGCCTCCTCGTGGAACGCGGCTACCGCGCCGGCCTCGCCCTGCGCGACCCCTTCGGACGGCTCCTCGCCATCGGCCTCGCCTCGATCGTGGCGCTCCAGGTCTTCGTGATCGCGGGCGGTGTGACCGGTCTGATCCCGCTGACGGGGATGGCGATGCCGTTCCTCGCCCAGGGCGGCTCCTCCGTCGTCACCAACTGGATCATCGTCGCGCTGCTGATCCACGTCAGTGACTCGGCGCGCAGCCAGTACGACGGGACGGCGGCGCCATGA
- a CDS encoding ADP-ribosylglycohydrolase family protein gives MTSAPNPHFTPRALARRSLEGLALGDAFGERWFPLFRDRPQAYEEIRARRTPEEPEWHWTDDTAMALGIVRVLDEHGEIRQPELAQAFALGYDADPARGYGYGMHQLLPRLLQEPDRWAELARGLFDGEGSLGNGAAMRVAPLGAWFRRDLRRVIAQATLSAEVTHAHPEGIAGAVAVAVAAALSTRRDLIIATVVEATPDSAVREGLRRAASLPFTTEPWKAADILGNGQRVRADDTVPFAVWCAARHPDDLTSALWTTAEGFGDVDTTCAITGGIVGARTGVRHVPEDWLSRREAVPGSS, from the coding sequence ATGACATCCGCCCCGAACCCCCATTTCACACCACGCGCCCTGGCCCGCCGCAGCCTGGAGGGTCTGGCCCTGGGTGACGCCTTCGGCGAACGCTGGTTCCCCCTCTTCCGGGACCGCCCCCAGGCGTACGAGGAGATCCGCGCCCGGCGCACCCCCGAGGAACCGGAGTGGCACTGGACGGATGACACGGCGATGGCGCTCGGAATCGTCCGTGTCCTCGACGAACACGGCGAGATCCGGCAACCGGAACTGGCCCAGGCCTTCGCCCTCGGCTACGACGCCGACCCGGCCCGGGGCTATGGCTATGGCATGCACCAACTGCTCCCGCGCCTTCTCCAGGAGCCGGACCGCTGGGCGGAACTGGCACGCGGACTCTTCGACGGCGAGGGCAGCCTCGGCAACGGCGCGGCCATGCGGGTGGCTCCGCTGGGCGCCTGGTTCCGGCGCGACCTGCGCCGGGTGATCGCACAGGCGACGCTGTCGGCGGAGGTGACCCACGCCCACCCGGAGGGCATCGCGGGCGCGGTGGCGGTGGCCGTCGCGGCGGCGTTGTCGACTCGTCGGGACCTGATTATCGCCACGGTCGTCGAGGCCACGCCCGACAGCGCCGTCCGCGAGGGGCTGCGGCGTGCCGCGAGCCTCCCCTTCACCACCGAGCCCTGGAAGGCCGCGGACATCCTCGGCAACGGCCAACGCGTCCGCGCCGACGACACGGTCCCCTTCGCCGTCTGGTGTGCCGCCCGCCACCCCGACGACCTGACCTCGGCCCTGTGGACCACGGCGGAGGGCTTCGGCGACGTCGACACGACCTGCGCCATCACGGGCGGCATCGTGGGCGCCCGTACGGGAGTGAGGCACGTGCCCGAGGACTGGCTGAGCCGCCGCGAGGCGGTACCCGGCTCCTCCTAG
- a CDS encoding penicillin-binding transpeptidase domain-containing protein codes for MTKYIRRAAALCAVLLVALFVNATRIQVFQAGAYDDNPANRRQTIARYGQPRGDILVGGRPVTGSRDSGQQLRYERTYTDGPLYAPVTGFASQVYGTTFLENSEDGILSGSDPLLSPFPLWNDATRAQNPAGKVVTTINPAAQRAAYQGLGSRRGAVAAVEPSTGRILALVSTPSYDPGELSGTGRAVKHAWERLNGAADKPMLNRAIRQTYPPGSTFKVVTAAAALDAGVVTGLDTSTTSPDPYRLPGTTTRLTNELEGCEDASLRYAFEWSCNTVFAKLGVDVGLSDMTRTAEDFGFNDRLRIPFSVAPSNFDTTLDKAQLALSSIGQFNTRATPLQMAMISAAVAGGGSVRTPYLVEKTTTRSDSMVSTTGPRTLHQAMNPATAMRMRELMTDVVTEGTGANAAIPGATVGGKTGTAQHGIDNLGTPYAWFISWAQADGTMEPAVAVAVVVEDAAADRGDISGGGDAAPIAKAVMKAVLGF; via the coding sequence ATGACCAAGTACATCCGCCGGGCCGCCGCTCTCTGTGCCGTGCTGCTGGTGGCCCTCTTCGTCAACGCCACCCGCATCCAGGTCTTCCAGGCCGGGGCGTACGACGACAACCCGGCCAACCGCCGTCAGACGATCGCCCGTTACGGCCAGCCGCGCGGTGACATCCTCGTCGGCGGCCGGCCGGTCACCGGCTCCAGGGACAGCGGCCAGCAGCTCCGCTACGAACGGACCTACACAGACGGCCCGTTGTACGCGCCCGTGACCGGCTTCGCCTCGCAGGTGTACGGGACGACGTTCCTGGAGAACTCCGAGGACGGCATCCTCTCCGGCAGCGACCCGCTGCTCTCTCCGTTCCCCCTGTGGAACGACGCCACCCGCGCCCAGAACCCCGCCGGCAAGGTGGTCACGACGATCAACCCCGCCGCACAGCGCGCGGCGTACCAGGGTCTCGGTTCCCGGCGCGGGGCGGTGGCCGCCGTCGAGCCGTCCACCGGCAGGATCCTCGCACTGGTCTCCACCCCGTCGTACGACCCCGGTGAGCTGTCCGGGACGGGCAGGGCGGTCAAGCACGCCTGGGAGCGGCTGAACGGGGCGGCGGACAAGCCGATGCTCAACCGGGCGATCCGGCAGACCTATCCGCCCGGGTCGACGTTCAAGGTGGTGACGGCCGCGGCGGCCCTCGACGCGGGGGTGGTGACGGGCCTCGACACGTCGACCACCTCCCCGGACCCGTACCGGCTGCCCGGCACCACGACCCGGCTGACGAACGAGCTCGAGGGCTGCGAGGACGCCTCGCTGCGGTACGCCTTCGAGTGGTCCTGCAACACGGTCTTCGCCAAGCTGGGCGTGGACGTGGGGCTGAGCGACATGACCCGCACGGCGGAGGACTTCGGTTTCAACGACCGTCTGCGGATCCCCTTCTCCGTCGCCCCCAGCAACTTCGACACGACACTCGACAAGGCGCAGCTCGCGCTCTCCTCCATCGGTCAGTTCAACACCCGTGCCACTCCCCTCCAGATGGCGATGATCTCGGCGGCCGTCGCGGGCGGCGGGTCCGTCAGAACGCCCTATCTGGTGGAGAAGACGACCACCCGCAGCGACAGCATGGTGTCGACGACCGGTCCCCGCACGCTCCACCAGGCGATGAACCCGGCGACGGCCATGCGGATGCGCGAGCTGATGACAGACGTGGTGACGGAGGGCACCGGCGCCAACGCCGCGATTCCCGGTGCGACGGTCGGCGGCAAGACCGGGACCGCCCAGCACGGCATCGACAACCTGGGGACGCCGTACGCCTGGTTCATCTCCTGGGCCCAGGCGGACGGCACGATGGAGCCCGCGGTGGCGGTCGCGGTCGTCGTCGAGGACGCGGCGGCCGACCGCGGGGACATCAGCGGGGGCGGGGACGCGGCGCCGATCGCGAAGGCGGTGATGAAGGCGGTACTCGGGTTCTGA
- a CDS encoding TetR/AcrR family transcriptional regulator, whose product MTSQAPTPAYRRLSVEERRSQLLEAALSLFAHRAPEEVSLDDVAEAAGVSRPLVYRYFPGGKQQLYEAALRSAAEDLEHCFAEPPEGPLSERLARALDRYLAFVDQHDAGFTALLQGGSVVETSRTTAIVDGVRRAAAEHILDHLGVKDPGRRLRMTVRMWITAVEGASLSWLDGGKEPPLDELRDWLVEQFVAMLVVSAGRDPQTAAVVRAALVLEERDGALGGLARAVLPVIGDAARLL is encoded by the coding sequence ATGACCTCGCAGGCTCCCACCCCCGCATACCGTCGGCTGAGTGTCGAGGAGCGGCGCTCGCAGCTCCTCGAAGCGGCGCTGTCCCTCTTCGCGCACCGGGCGCCCGAGGAGGTCTCGCTCGATGACGTGGCGGAGGCGGCGGGCGTGTCGCGGCCTCTCGTGTACCGGTACTTCCCGGGCGGCAAGCAACAGCTGTACGAGGCTGCCCTGCGGTCCGCCGCGGAGGATCTGGAGCACTGTTTCGCGGAGCCCCCCGAGGGACCGCTGAGCGAGCGGCTGGCCCGGGCTCTGGATCGGTACCTGGCGTTCGTGGACCAGCACGACGCCGGGTTCACCGCGTTGCTTCAGGGTGGCAGCGTCGTCGAGACCTCCAGGACGACGGCCATAGTGGACGGCGTGCGGCGGGCGGCGGCAGAGCACATTCTGGATCATCTGGGCGTGAAGGATCCGGGGCGACGGCTGCGGATGACCGTGCGGATGTGGATCACGGCGGTGGAGGGTGCCTCGCTGAGCTGGCTGGACGGGGGCAAGGAGCCGCCGTTGGACGAGCTGCGGGACTGGCTCGTGGAGCAGTTCGTGGCGATGCTCGTGGTCAGTGCCGGACGTGATCCGCAGACCGCCGCAGTGGTGCGGGCCGCGCTCGTCCTGGAGGAGCGGGATGGGGCCCTGGGCGGGCTGGCCCGTGCGGTTCTTCCGGTGATCGGTGATGCCGCTCGGCTGCTGTGA
- a CDS encoding permease, whose product MSITKAAPPGADHRDADAPDGPRKQAAAPGGPREQAGASQGWQFNSPLVLVMLLLVLVVAQGPIRRALSTPVMQSWMTVFVAVVCQALPFLVLGVLLSAAIAVFVPPAFFARALPKRPALAVPVAGMAGAVLPGCECASVPVAGALVRRGVTPAAALAFLLSAPAINPIVLTATAVAFPRNPEMVVARFVASLLVACVMGWLWQRLGRADWMRPPARPSHEGLGKGAAFWGSVRHDVMHAGGFLVIGAMAAATLKAVVPATWLHAAAANPVVAILALAVLAVLLSICSEADAFVVSSLTQFSLTARLAFLVVGPMIDLKLFAMQAGTFGRGFALRFAPATFALAIVGSVLVGTVLL is encoded by the coding sequence GTGAGCATCACCAAAGCGGCCCCGCCCGGGGCCGACCACCGCGACGCGGACGCACCGGACGGTCCACGAAAGCAGGCGGCCGCACCGGGCGGCCCAAGGGAACAGGCGGGCGCGTCCCAGGGCTGGCAGTTCAACTCGCCGCTCGTCCTGGTCATGCTGCTGCTCGTCCTGGTGGTGGCGCAGGGACCGATCCGCCGGGCGCTGTCGACGCCGGTGATGCAGAGCTGGATGACCGTGTTCGTCGCGGTGGTCTGCCAGGCGCTGCCCTTCCTCGTCCTCGGTGTGCTGCTGTCGGCGGCCATCGCGGTGTTCGTGCCGCCGGCGTTCTTCGCCCGGGCGCTGCCGAAGCGGCCCGCGCTGGCCGTGCCGGTCGCCGGGATGGCCGGCGCGGTGCTGCCCGGCTGCGAGTGCGCGTCGGTGCCGGTGGCGGGGGCGCTGGTACGGCGGGGGGTCACGCCCGCGGCGGCGCTGGCGTTCCTGCTGTCGGCGCCCGCGATCAACCCGATCGTGCTGACGGCCACCGCCGTCGCGTTCCCCCGCAACCCCGAGATGGTCGTCGCCCGGTTCGTGGCGAGTCTGCTCGTGGCCTGCGTGATGGGGTGGCTGTGGCAGCGGCTGGGGCGGGCGGACTGGATGCGTCCGCCGGCCCGGCCCTCGCACGAGGGGCTCGGCAAGGGTGCCGCGTTCTGGGGTTCCGTACGGCACGACGTGATGCACGCCGGCGGGTTCCTCGTCATCGGGGCGATGGCGGCGGCCACGCTGAAGGCCGTCGTACCGGCGACCTGGCTGCACGCCGCGGCCGCCAACCCGGTGGTGGCGATCCTCGCCCTCGCGGTCCTCGCCGTGCTGCTCTCCATCTGCTCCGAGGCCGACGCGTTCGTCGTCTCCTCGCTGACCCAGTTCTCGCTGACCGCGCGGCTGGCCTTCCTCGTGGTGGGACCGATGATCGACCTGAAACTCTTCGCCATGCAGGCGGGCACGTTCGGCCGCGGGTTCGCCCTGCGGTTCGCGCCCGCCACCTTCGCCCTGGCCATCGTCGGCTCGGTCCTCGTCGGGACGGTGCTGCTGTGA
- a CDS encoding sensor histidine kinase — protein sequence MRLPPSRLRPPRRLPHWAATLTWKAAAFITVMCCGLAALLGVLVHVSVTNQTVGEARGRALDRLAEVTADYEAGDRLPPGAGVDLPGLPAPLRELATDGHRGTMVGDNDPHPTMWAAGPASGGRALAVQFDYSQGAHAIDALDRSIVWSSALAIGATLLVGVFAVTRVTRRLHATAQVARRISAGDLDARVNDPRTAVDPRTRYPAGPQDEVAAVAGALDTMASSLQSKLMSEQRFTADVAHELRTPLTGLHAAAELLPPGRPTELVRDRVATLRTLTEDLLEISRLDAGRELLELDSEPLAPLAERVVRASGTETEVRVVRDARVETDRRRLERVLGNLVANAHKHGAGPVVLAVDGPVVTVRDHGDGYPEYLLEHGPQRFRTEGGSKGHGLGLTIALGQAEVLGARLVFANAPEGGAIATLTLPQDERGAPGPSGGEGPTGAR from the coding sequence ATGAGGCTGCCCCCGAGCCGCCTCCGGCCGCCCCGCCGTCTCCCCCACTGGGCCGCCACCCTCACCTGGAAGGCCGCCGCCTTCATCACGGTGATGTGCTGCGGTCTCGCCGCTCTGCTCGGCGTGCTCGTGCATGTCTCGGTGACCAACCAGACCGTCGGAGAGGCCCGCGGCCGGGCGCTCGACCGGCTGGCGGAGGTGACGGCGGACTACGAGGCGGGCGACCGGCTGCCGCCGGGCGCGGGGGTGGATCTCCCGGGGCTGCCGGCGCCGCTGCGCGAGCTGGCGACGGACGGGCACCGCGGCACGATGGTCGGGGACAACGACCCGCACCCCACCATGTGGGCGGCCGGACCCGCGAGCGGCGGCCGGGCGCTCGCCGTGCAGTTCGACTACTCGCAGGGCGCGCACGCCATCGACGCCCTGGACCGGTCGATCGTGTGGTCCTCGGCCCTGGCGATCGGCGCGACGCTGCTGGTGGGGGTGTTCGCGGTGACGCGGGTGACCCGTCGGCTGCACGCGACGGCACAGGTGGCCCGGCGGATCAGCGCGGGCGACCTGGACGCGCGCGTCAACGATCCCCGTACGGCCGTGGACCCCCGTACGCGGTACCCGGCGGGCCCCCAGGACGAGGTGGCCGCGGTCGCCGGGGCCCTCGACACGATGGCGTCCTCGCTGCAGAGCAAGCTGATGAGCGAGCAGCGCTTCACCGCGGACGTGGCGCACGAGCTGCGCACCCCGCTGACCGGGCTGCACGCGGCGGCGGAGCTGCTGCCGCCGGGCCGGCCGACGGAGCTGGTCCGCGACCGGGTGGCCACGCTGCGGACGCTCACCGAGGACCTGCTGGAGATCTCCCGGCTGGACGCCGGGCGGGAGCTGCTGGAGCTGGACTCGGAGCCGCTGGCCCCGCTGGCCGAGCGGGTGGTGCGGGCGTCGGGCACCGAGACCGAGGTGCGGGTCGTGCGTGACGCCCGGGTGGAGACCGACCGGCGCCGTCTGGAGCGGGTGCTCGGCAATCTGGTGGCCAACGCGCACAAGCACGGGGCGGGCCCGGTGGTGCTGGCCGTCGACGGCCCGGTGGTGACGGTGCGGGACCACGGCGACGGCTATCCGGAGTACCTGCTGGAGCACGGGCCGCAGCGGTTCCGTACGGAGGGCGGTTCGAAGGGACATGGGCTGGGGCTGACGATCGCGCTCGGCCAGGCGGAGGTGCTGGGCGCGCGGCTGGTCTTCGCCAACGCTCCCGAGGGCGGTGCGATCGCGACGCTGACGCTTCCTCAGGACGAGCGGGGCGCGCCCGGACCGAGCGGCGGGGAAGGGCCGACCGGGGCACGCTGA
- a CDS encoding AurF N-oxygenase family protein gives MTTVTEVDALRDALGLLKDREQVAERLLDSSAKHSFDPDKELDWDAPFEQGKWFWPPELVSLYDTPLWKRMGEEQRVLLSQHEAAALASLGIWFEIILMQLLVRHIYDKAATSAHVRYALTEIEDECRHSKMFARLISHGGTPYYPVSRTHLNLGRVFKTISTTPGSFTATLLGEEILDWMQRLTFPDERVQSLIRGVTRIHVVEEARHVRYAREELRRQMVTAPRWSQEFTRVTSGEFARVFSVAFVNPEVYTNVGLDRREAVAQVRASGHRWEVMQTGAKRLTDFLDDIGVLRGVGRRLWKASGLLA, from the coding sequence ATGACGACCGTGACAGAAGTGGATGCGCTGCGCGACGCGCTCGGTCTGCTCAAGGACCGGGAGCAGGTCGCCGAGCGGCTGCTCGACTCCTCCGCCAAGCACTCCTTCGACCCGGACAAGGAACTGGACTGGGACGCACCCTTCGAGCAGGGCAAGTGGTTCTGGCCGCCGGAGCTGGTGTCGTTGTACGACACCCCGTTGTGGAAGCGGATGGGCGAGGAGCAGCGGGTTCTGCTCTCGCAGCACGAGGCCGCCGCTCTGGCTTCGCTGGGGATCTGGTTCGAGATCATTCTGATGCAGTTGTTGGTGCGGCACATCTACGACAAGGCGGCGACGAGCGCCCATGTGCGTTATGCGCTGACCGAGATAGAGGACGAGTGCCGGCACTCGAAGATGTTCGCCCGGCTGATCTCGCACGGTGGAACGCCGTACTACCCGGTGAGCCGGACGCATCTGAACCTGGGACGGGTCTTCAAGACCATCTCGACCACGCCCGGGTCCTTCACGGCGACTCTCCTCGGCGAGGAGATCCTCGACTGGATGCAGCGGCTGACCTTTCCGGACGAGCGGGTGCAGAGCCTGATACGGGGGGTCACGCGCATCCACGTGGTGGAGGAGGCACGGCACGTGCGGTACGCGCGGGAGGAGCTGCGGCGGCAGATGGTGACGGCGCCGCGGTGGTCGCAGGAGTTCACGCGGGTGACCTCGGGGGAGTTCGCCCGGGTCTTCTCCGTCGCCTTCGTCAATCCCGAGGTCTACACGAACGTCGGCCTCGACCGGCGGGAGGCCGTGGCGCAGGTGCGGGCGAGCGGGCACCGGTGGGAGGTCATGCAGACCGGGGCCAAGCGGCTGACCGACTTCCTGGACGACATCGGGGTGCTGCGGGGGGTCGGGCGGCGGCTGTGGAAGGCGTCGGGGTTGCTGGCCTGA
- a CDS encoding TIGR03943 family putative permease subunit codes for MNRQAQAAVLFLVGAAVLHAGLTDLYLRYVKAGLRPLLLAAGVVLIVAAVATVWYERRGGSESEGGDGHGHVHREPRVAWLLVLPLLALILVSPPALGSYSAMHAGTALQAPLAYPSLPATDPLPLGVVDYAGRAAYDHGRTLAHRRVEVTGFVALAKDGTPYLVRMALNCCAADAQPVKIGLTGHIPPVLQPDTWLQVTGTYTAKQTKDPVNDGRIPFLDVTAAKPVPTPHDPYDESWNN; via the coding sequence GTGAACCGGCAGGCACAGGCGGCGGTCCTGTTCCTCGTCGGCGCGGCGGTCCTGCACGCCGGGCTCACCGACCTCTACCTGCGGTACGTCAAGGCGGGGTTGCGGCCGTTGCTGCTGGCGGCCGGGGTCGTGCTGATCGTGGCGGCGGTGGCGACGGTCTGGTACGAGCGGCGGGGTGGGAGTGAGAGTGAAGGCGGCGACGGGCACGGGCACGTCCACCGCGAACCCCGTGTCGCCTGGCTCCTCGTCCTCCCCCTCCTCGCCCTGATCCTGGTCTCCCCGCCCGCGCTGGGCTCCTACAGCGCCATGCACGCCGGTACGGCCCTGCAGGCGCCCCTCGCCTACCCGTCCCTGCCGGCCACCGACCCGCTCCCGCTCGGCGTCGTCGACTACGCGGGCCGCGCCGCCTACGACCACGGCCGCACCCTGGCCCACCGGCGGGTCGAAGTCACCGGCTTCGTCGCCCTCGCCAAGGACGGCACCCCGTACCTGGTCCGGATGGCCCTCAACTGCTGTGCCGCCGACGCCCAGCCGGTCAAGATCGGCCTGACCGGCCACATCCCGCCCGTCCTTCAGCCCGACACCTGGCTCCAGGTCACCGGCACCTACACCGCCAAGCAGACCAAGGACCCCGTCAACGACGGCCGCATCCCGTTCCTCGACGTCACCGCGGCCAAGCCGGTCCCGACCCCGCACGACCCGTACGACGAGAGCTGGAACAACTGA
- a CDS encoding ferritin-like domain-containing protein: MPTHELYAKDPGDPLWQIPASGAARFSWEYDDGRDRLLALYQKGKDKQWDGQKRIDWNLEVDPHDPLGTPDESMTLYGTPHWAKMTDRDKGELRKHYASWQFSQFLHGEQGAMVCAARIVESVPDLDAKFYSATQTMDEARHAEIYARFLQEKIGMLYPINDNLQSLLGDTLRDSRWDMPYLGMQVLIEGLALAAFGMIRDTTDKPLPKQILAYVMQDEARHVAFGRMALRDYYTQLSDAELREREEFVIEGCYLMRDRLRGVEVLENFGIPKAEAEEYSEQSEFLRLFRQLLFSRIVPCVKDIGLWGERLQQAYVDMGVFEMGDSNLDLLMAQDEEVAERLDAERFATEERERVAEVEEMIEKGGDS; encoded by the coding sequence ATGCCGACGCACGAGCTGTACGCCAAGGATCCGGGAGACCCCCTCTGGCAGATACCGGCCTCAGGGGCGGCACGCTTCAGCTGGGAGTACGACGACGGCCGCGACCGACTCCTCGCCCTGTACCAGAAGGGCAAGGACAAACAGTGGGACGGCCAGAAGAGAATCGACTGGAACCTGGAGGTCGACCCCCACGACCCCCTCGGCACCCCCGACGAGTCGATGACCCTCTACGGGACCCCGCACTGGGCGAAGATGACCGACCGGGACAAGGGCGAGCTGCGCAAGCACTACGCGTCCTGGCAGTTCAGCCAGTTCCTGCACGGTGAGCAGGGGGCCATGGTCTGCGCGGCGCGCATCGTCGAGTCGGTCCCCGACCTCGACGCCAAGTTCTACTCGGCCACGCAGACGATGGACGAGGCCCGTCACGCCGAGATCTACGCCCGCTTCCTGCAGGAGAAGATCGGGATGCTCTACCCGATCAACGACAACCTGCAGTCCCTCCTCGGCGACACCCTCCGGGACTCCCGCTGGGACATGCCGTACCTCGGGATGCAGGTCCTCATAGAGGGCCTGGCCCTGGCGGCCTTCGGCATGATCAGGGACACCACCGACAAGCCCCTCCCCAAGCAGATCCTCGCGTACGTGATGCAGGACGAGGCCCGCCATGTCGCCTTCGGCCGGATGGCGCTGCGTGACTACTACACGCAACTCTCCGACGCCGAACTTCGCGAACGCGAGGAATTCGTCATCGAGGGCTGCTACTTGATGCGGGACCGGCTGCGCGGCGTCGAGGTCCTGGAGAACTTCGGCATCCCGAAGGCCGAGGCCGAGGAATACAGCGAACAGTCCGAATTCCTGCGCCTCTTCCGCCAGTTGCTCTTCAGCCGCATCGTCCCGTGCGTCAAGGACATCGGCCTGTGGGGCGAACGCCTCCAGCAGGCGTACGTGGACATGGGCGTCTTCGAGATGGGCGACTCCAATCTCGATCTGCTGATGGCCCAGGACGAGGAGGTGGCCGAGCGGCTGGACGCGGAGCGGTTCGCGACGGAGGAGAGGGAACGGGTGGCGGAGGTGGAGGAGATGATCGAGAAGGGCGGGGACTCGTAG
- a CDS encoding SH3 domain-containing protein has product MSLRHTLARTGMVLAAGTLIAAAGAGPALAAGKPTAIAGTGPGIADDSGSSIREWDNLDWDNGDDPYFDDDGLGDDRFGDPYDDGWFDDHRRFEGRIISRDGLALHNRPDRRSRIIRIAPFRERVHIYCKTRGERVGGNPIWYLITDGTWSWGSAQHIDNIGPSPRWC; this is encoded by the coding sequence ATGTCCCTGCGCCACACCCTTGCCCGCACCGGGATGGTGCTCGCCGCCGGCACGCTCATCGCGGCCGCGGGCGCCGGACCCGCCCTCGCCGCCGGCAAGCCCACCGCGATCGCGGGCACCGGACCCGGCATCGCCGACGACTCCGGGAGCTCCATCCGCGAGTGGGACAACCTCGACTGGGACAACGGCGACGACCCCTACTTCGACGACGACGGTCTGGGCGACGACCGCTTCGGCGACCCGTACGACGACGGATGGTTCGACGACCACCGCCGCTTCGAGGGCCGGATCATCTCCCGCGACGGCCTCGCGCTGCACAACCGGCCCGACCGTCGCAGCCGGATCATCCGTATCGCGCCGTTCCGCGAGCGGGTCCACATCTACTGCAAGACCAGGGGCGAGCGCGTCGGCGGCAACCCGATCTGGTACCTGATCACCGACGGCACCTGGTCCTGGGGCTCGGCGCAGCACATCGACAACATCGGCCCGTCCCCGCGCTGGTGCTGA